One window of Acomys russatus chromosome 28, mAcoRus1.1, whole genome shotgun sequence genomic DNA carries:
- the Cnpy2 gene encoding protein canopy homolog 2, with protein sequence MKGWGWLALLLGVLLGTAWARRSQDLHCGACRALVDELEWEIARVDPKKTIQMGSFRINPDGSQSVVEVPYARSEAHLTELLEEVCDRMKEYGEQIDPSTHRKNYVRVMGRNGESSEQDLQGIRIDSDISGTLKFACESIVEEYEDELIEFFSREADNVKDKLCSKRTDLCDHALHSSHDEL encoded by the exons ATGAAAGGCTGGGGTTGGCTGGCCCTACTTTTGGGGGTGCTGCTGGGAACTGCTTGGGCTCGAAGGAGCCAGGATCTACACTGTGGAG CTTGCAGGGCTCTGGTGGATGAACTAGAGTGGGAAATTGCCCGGGTGGACCCCAAGAAGACCATTCAGATGGGATCCTTCCGAATCAATCCAGATGGCAGCCAGTCAGTTGTGGAG GTGCCTTACGCCCGCTCAGAGGCCCACCTCACGGagttgctggaggaggtgtgtgacCGCATGAAGGAGTATGGTGAACAGATCGACCCTTCCACCCACCGCAAGAACTACGTGCGCGTCATGGGCCGGAATGGAGAATCCAGCGAACAAGACTTACAGGGCATCCGAATTGATTCAGATATCAGCGGCACCCTCAAGTTTGCG TGTGAGAGCATTGTGGAGGAGTACGAGGACGAACTTATTGAATTCTTCTCAAGAGAGGCTGACAATGTTAAAGATAAACTTTGCAGTAAGCGAACAG